Proteins from a genomic interval of Quercus robur chromosome 9, dhQueRobu3.1, whole genome shotgun sequence:
- the LOC126698640 gene encoding uncharacterized protein LOC126698640 isoform X2, with product MVGLSGPHDQTHLSSSPSNHFHHHHHSGRNVFHLIALREISPRTKHVPKRRWGEASKPGPKTEATRDARCGLLSWVEAETLRHLSAKYCSLVPPPRSTIAAAFSPDGRTLASTHGDHTVKIIDCQTGRCLKVLSGHRRTPWVVRFHPLHPEIIASGSLDYEVRLWDASTSECIGSRDFYRPIASIAFHAKGDILAVASGHKLYIWQYNKRGEASHPNFILKTRRSLRAVHFHPHAAPFLLTAEVNDLDSSDSSMTHATSLGYLRYPPPAVFVANAYSSECVSLTAELPLVSLPFLFVPSFAIDGSTSMQVEPSPSMQFQVDANEVQQNYNIMVSPTEAFRTIPTGSHGGIEDVADNHLPSGTGNAVFDTTVDAMETDEIQPIGRSQQGSSTNLDTTGGVNTAIRGVPVYIPNRLDLAEIGHHQFLPERDPSSWELPFLQGWLMGQSQADVPSVLPLNGDGSSREPSAQYINSSILASHLSTHNMTMPGGISLSGISGRSSLQNRFSNSHLSVSDSVEGAAQVNAPSDWVDTQPIISRIQSEITTSLAAVATAELPCTVKLRVWPHDVENPFALLNAERCCLTIPHAVLCSEMGAHFSPCGRFLAACVACMLPHMEADPGYQTLIHQDPGAGTSPTRHPVSAHQVIYELRIYSLEKATFGLVLVSRAIRAAHCLTSIQFSPTSEHILLAYGRRHGSLLKSIVIDGETTLPIYTILEVYRVSDMELVGVLPSAEDEVNVACFHPFAGGGLVYGTKEGKLRVLQCDGARGVNCTGSNYIPEENMTLVG from the exons ATGGTGGGTCTATCTGGGCCGCACGATCAGACCCATCTCTCATCCTCGCCTTCCAATCatttccaccaccaccaccacag TGGTAGAAATGTTTTCCATTTGATAGCGCTGAGGGAGATCTCTCCTAGAACAAAGCATGTGCCAAAAAGGCGGTGGGGAGAAGCTTCTAAACCTGGGCCCAAAACTGAAGCAACCAGAGATGCAAGATGTGGTCTTCTTTCATG ggTTGAGGCAGAGACATTGCGCCATTTATCCGCTAAGTACTGCTCATTGGTGCCTCCTCCAAGGTCAACTATTGCAGCAGCATTCAGTCCTGATGGAAGAACACTTGCTTCTACACA TGGTGACCATACTGTAAAGATAATTGATTGTCAAACTGGACGTTGCTTAAAGGTCTTAAGCGGTCATAGGAGGACTCCTTGGGTG GTTAGGTTCCATCCTTTGCATCCAGAAATAATTGCGAGTGGGAGCTTGGATTATGAAGTTCGATTATGGGATGCAAGCACATCAGAGTGTATAGGATCACGggattttt ATCGCCCTATTGCATCCATTGCTTTCCACGCTAAAGGGGATATCCTTGCTGTTGCATCAGGACACAAG TTATACATATGGCAGTACAACAAGAGAGGAGAAGCTTCACACCCAAACTTTATATTAAAGACAAGGCGTTCACTTCGAGCAGTGCATTTTCACCCTCATGCTGCTCCATTTCTATTAACTGCTGAG GTCAATGATCTTGACTCTTCAGATTCCTCGATGACGCATGCAACATCTTTGGGATACTTGCGATATCCTCCTCCAGCTGTTTTTGTGGCAAATGCTTATTCCAGTGAATGTGTTAGTTTGACTGCTGAACTACCTCTCGTATCCTTACCTTTCTTGTTTGTGCCTTCATTTGCCATAGATGGTTCGACTAGCATGCAAGTCGAGCCTTCTCCATCAATGCAGTTTCAAGTGGATGCAAATGAAGTGCagcaaaattataatattatggTTTCTCCAACAGAGGCATTTCGTACTATTCCTACTGGCTCACACGGTGGAATAGAAGATGTTGCTGATAATCATTTACCTAGTGGAACAGGAAATGCTGTTTTTGACACCACAGTGGATGCTATGGAAACTGATGAAATACAGCCCATTGGGAGAAGCCAGCAGGGAAGCTCTACTAACTTAGATACTACTGGTGGTGTCAATACTGCGATTCGTGGAGTACCTGTGTATATTCCAAACCGCCTGGATCTTGCTGAGATTGGACACCATCAATTCTTACCTGAGAGAGATCCAAGTAGTTGGGAGCTACCGTTCTTGCAAGGATGGTTAATGGGTCAAAGCCAAGCTGATGTTCCTTCAGTGCTGCCTCTTAATGGTGATGGCAGTAGTCGTGAGCCATCAGCTCAATATATAAATTCTTCCATCTTAGCATCTCATCTGTCTACTCATAACATGACAATGCCAGGCGGCATCAGCCTGTCTGGCATTTCTGGAAGATCTAGCTTGCAAAATCGCTTTTCAAACTCCCACCTGTCTGTATCTGATTCTGTGGAGGGTGCTGCTCAGGTTAATGCCCCAAGTGATTGGGTTGATACTCAACCCATTATCAGTAGAATCCAGTCAGAAATCACCACCTCACTGGCTGCTGTAGCTACTGCAGAGCTACCTTGCACTGTGAAGCTAAGAGTATGGCCACATGATGTTGAAAATCCTTTTGCCCTACTTAATGCTGAAAGATGTTGCTTAACCATACCCCATGCCGTCCTCTGTAG TGAAATGGGTGCCCATTTTTCTCCTTGTGGGAGATTTTTAGCTGCCTGTGTTGCATGCATGCTTCCTCACATGGAGGCTGATCCAGGATATCAGACTCTAATCCATCAAGATCCTGGAGCTGGAACATCCCCAACACGACATCCAGTCTCAGCTCACCAAGTTATATATGAGCTTCGGATTTATTCTCTTGAGAAGGCAAC CTTTGGTTTAGTGCTTGTATCAAGAGCCATTAGAGCTGCTCATTGTTTGACTTCTATCCAG TTCTCACCTACATCTGAGCACATATTACTTGCCTATGGTCGACGTCATGGTTCTCTTCTTAAAAGTATTGTCATTGATGGGGAAACAACATTACCTATTTACACTATTCTGGAG GTTTACAGAGTTTCAGATATGGAACTTGTGGGAGTGCTTCCAAGTGCAGAGGATGAGGTCAATGTTGCTTGCTTTCATCCATTTGCTGGAGGAGGTCTTGTTTATGGAACAAAG GAAGGGAAGCTTAGGGTTTTACAGTGTGATGGTGCTCGTGGTGTGAATTGCACTGGATCAAATTACATTCCTGAGGAAAACATGACTCTTGTAGGATAA
- the LOC126698640 gene encoding uncharacterized protein LOC126698640 isoform X1: MVGLSGPHDQTHLSSSPSNHFHHHHHSGRNVFHLIALREISPRTKHVPKRRWGEASKPGPKTEATRDARCGLLSWVEAETLRHLSAKYCSLVPPPRSTIAAAFSPDGRTLASTHGDHTVKIIDCQTGRCLKVLSGHRRTPWVPETPGDRSDCLNNKVRFHPLHPEIIASGSLDYEVRLWDASTSECIGSRDFYRPIASIAFHAKGDILAVASGHKLYIWQYNKRGEASHPNFILKTRRSLRAVHFHPHAAPFLLTAEVNDLDSSDSSMTHATSLGYLRYPPPAVFVANAYSSECVSLTAELPLVSLPFLFVPSFAIDGSTSMQVEPSPSMQFQVDANEVQQNYNIMVSPTEAFRTIPTGSHGGIEDVADNHLPSGTGNAVFDTTVDAMETDEIQPIGRSQQGSSTNLDTTGGVNTAIRGVPVYIPNRLDLAEIGHHQFLPERDPSSWELPFLQGWLMGQSQADVPSVLPLNGDGSSREPSAQYINSSILASHLSTHNMTMPGGISLSGISGRSSLQNRFSNSHLSVSDSVEGAAQVNAPSDWVDTQPIISRIQSEITTSLAAVATAELPCTVKLRVWPHDVENPFALLNAERCCLTIPHAVLCSEMGAHFSPCGRFLAACVACMLPHMEADPGYQTLIHQDPGAGTSPTRHPVSAHQVIYELRIYSLEKATFGLVLVSRAIRAAHCLTSIQFSPTSEHILLAYGRRHGSLLKSIVIDGETTLPIYTILEVYRVSDMELVGVLPSAEDEVNVACFHPFAGGGLVYGTKEGKLRVLQCDGARGVNCTGSNYIPEENMTLVG, translated from the exons ATGGTGGGTCTATCTGGGCCGCACGATCAGACCCATCTCTCATCCTCGCCTTCCAATCatttccaccaccaccaccacag TGGTAGAAATGTTTTCCATTTGATAGCGCTGAGGGAGATCTCTCCTAGAACAAAGCATGTGCCAAAAAGGCGGTGGGGAGAAGCTTCTAAACCTGGGCCCAAAACTGAAGCAACCAGAGATGCAAGATGTGGTCTTCTTTCATG ggTTGAGGCAGAGACATTGCGCCATTTATCCGCTAAGTACTGCTCATTGGTGCCTCCTCCAAGGTCAACTATTGCAGCAGCATTCAGTCCTGATGGAAGAACACTTGCTTCTACACA TGGTGACCATACTGTAAAGATAATTGATTGTCAAACTGGACGTTGCTTAAAGGTCTTAAGCGGTCATAGGAGGACTCCTTGGGTG CCTGAAACTCCTGGGGATAGGAGTGACTGCTTGAATAACAAA GTTAGGTTCCATCCTTTGCATCCAGAAATAATTGCGAGTGGGAGCTTGGATTATGAAGTTCGATTATGGGATGCAAGCACATCAGAGTGTATAGGATCACGggattttt ATCGCCCTATTGCATCCATTGCTTTCCACGCTAAAGGGGATATCCTTGCTGTTGCATCAGGACACAAG TTATACATATGGCAGTACAACAAGAGAGGAGAAGCTTCACACCCAAACTTTATATTAAAGACAAGGCGTTCACTTCGAGCAGTGCATTTTCACCCTCATGCTGCTCCATTTCTATTAACTGCTGAG GTCAATGATCTTGACTCTTCAGATTCCTCGATGACGCATGCAACATCTTTGGGATACTTGCGATATCCTCCTCCAGCTGTTTTTGTGGCAAATGCTTATTCCAGTGAATGTGTTAGTTTGACTGCTGAACTACCTCTCGTATCCTTACCTTTCTTGTTTGTGCCTTCATTTGCCATAGATGGTTCGACTAGCATGCAAGTCGAGCCTTCTCCATCAATGCAGTTTCAAGTGGATGCAAATGAAGTGCagcaaaattataatattatggTTTCTCCAACAGAGGCATTTCGTACTATTCCTACTGGCTCACACGGTGGAATAGAAGATGTTGCTGATAATCATTTACCTAGTGGAACAGGAAATGCTGTTTTTGACACCACAGTGGATGCTATGGAAACTGATGAAATACAGCCCATTGGGAGAAGCCAGCAGGGAAGCTCTACTAACTTAGATACTACTGGTGGTGTCAATACTGCGATTCGTGGAGTACCTGTGTATATTCCAAACCGCCTGGATCTTGCTGAGATTGGACACCATCAATTCTTACCTGAGAGAGATCCAAGTAGTTGGGAGCTACCGTTCTTGCAAGGATGGTTAATGGGTCAAAGCCAAGCTGATGTTCCTTCAGTGCTGCCTCTTAATGGTGATGGCAGTAGTCGTGAGCCATCAGCTCAATATATAAATTCTTCCATCTTAGCATCTCATCTGTCTACTCATAACATGACAATGCCAGGCGGCATCAGCCTGTCTGGCATTTCTGGAAGATCTAGCTTGCAAAATCGCTTTTCAAACTCCCACCTGTCTGTATCTGATTCTGTGGAGGGTGCTGCTCAGGTTAATGCCCCAAGTGATTGGGTTGATACTCAACCCATTATCAGTAGAATCCAGTCAGAAATCACCACCTCACTGGCTGCTGTAGCTACTGCAGAGCTACCTTGCACTGTGAAGCTAAGAGTATGGCCACATGATGTTGAAAATCCTTTTGCCCTACTTAATGCTGAAAGATGTTGCTTAACCATACCCCATGCCGTCCTCTGTAG TGAAATGGGTGCCCATTTTTCTCCTTGTGGGAGATTTTTAGCTGCCTGTGTTGCATGCATGCTTCCTCACATGGAGGCTGATCCAGGATATCAGACTCTAATCCATCAAGATCCTGGAGCTGGAACATCCCCAACACGACATCCAGTCTCAGCTCACCAAGTTATATATGAGCTTCGGATTTATTCTCTTGAGAAGGCAAC CTTTGGTTTAGTGCTTGTATCAAGAGCCATTAGAGCTGCTCATTGTTTGACTTCTATCCAG TTCTCACCTACATCTGAGCACATATTACTTGCCTATGGTCGACGTCATGGTTCTCTTCTTAAAAGTATTGTCATTGATGGGGAAACAACATTACCTATTTACACTATTCTGGAG GTTTACAGAGTTTCAGATATGGAACTTGTGGGAGTGCTTCCAAGTGCAGAGGATGAGGTCAATGTTGCTTGCTTTCATCCATTTGCTGGAGGAGGTCTTGTTTATGGAACAAAG GAAGGGAAGCTTAGGGTTTTACAGTGTGATGGTGCTCGTGGTGTGAATTGCACTGGATCAAATTACATTCCTGAGGAAAACATGACTCTTGTAGGATAA
- the LOC126701087 gene encoding uncharacterized protein LOC126701087, which produces MREGETLKAYSDKYWEMYNEIEGNYDDVAISTFKRGLPTEHGLRKSLTGKLVTSVRQLMDRIDKYKRVEEDQQTGKGKAKVVPQDRRDFRSDRFNNSNRPIRDYSEQFGSIEAQAVHAVFREPLHKILKKVKNEPFFQWLSKMAGDPAKRNQNLYYEYHQESGHTTDDCRNLKNHLDRLVQEGKLRHLLHHPVGWQEQSNIETRQSTLRPPIGMINVILTAPGRTGSHPFRVMSVGRLPAEADDRESKRARGMAPPLIGFSDEDKLGTLQPHDNALVVTLRIEGYDVKRVLVDQGSAVEVMYPNLYKGLKLKPEDLIAYDSLLVSFEGKTVTPKGMIRLPIQTGSDVVEVDFIVIDAYSPYTAIVARPWLHALGAMSSTLHQKVKYPSEGRVKEVIGNQAMAWQCMVSAISRRPSTEPSTSIENGL; this is translated from the coding sequence atgcgagaaggagagaCCCTGAAGGCCTACTCAGACAAATATTGGgaaatgtataatgagatagagggaAATTACGATGACGTTGCCATTAGCACATTCAAGAGGGGCCTACCGACAGAGCATGGTTTAAGAAAGTCCCTGACTGGGAAACTGGTCACTAGCGTGCGtcaactcatggacagaatcGACAAGTACAAGAGAGTCGAAGAAGACCAACAGACGGGAAAGGGcaaagcgaaggttgtccctcaggataggagggacttcaggtcagACCGCTTTAACAATAGTAACCGGCCGATAAGGGATTACTCGGAGCAGTTTGGATCCATAGAGGCACAGGCAGTccatgctgtgttccgagaaccattaCATAAGATCCTAAAGAAAGTGAAGAACGAACCGTTCTTTCAATGGCTAAGCAAGATGGCAGGCGACCCCGCGAAACGTAATCAGAATCTGTATTACGAGTATCACCAAGAGTCGGGCCACACCACCGATGATTGCAGGAATCTGAAAAACCACTTGGACCGGCTAGTCCAAGAGGGGAAGTTGAGACATCTATTGCATCACCCTGTTGGATGGCAGGAGCAATCGAACATCGAAACAAGGCAAAGCACATTGAGACCACCCATTGGCATGATAAATGTCATTCTCACCGCACCAGGCAGGACCGGCTCCCATCCTTTTAGAGTGATGTCGGTGGGCCGACTCCCCGCTGAAGCTGACGACCGGGAGTCCAAAAGGGCTAGAGGGATGGCCCCGCCCCTAatcggattctcggatgaggacaaACTAGGAACCCTCCAGCCCCACGACAATGCCTTAGTCGTCACGCTTAGGATTGAGGGatatgacgtgaagagggtgctAGTCGATCAGGGCAGCGCCGTGGAAGTAATGTATCCCAacttgtataaggggctgaagCTGAAACCAGAGGACCTGATAGCATACGACTCCCTTTTAGTGAGTTTCGAAGGAAAAACAGTCACTCCaaaaggcatgattaggctaCCTATACAAACAGGCTCGGACgtagtggaggtggacttcatagtGATAGAcgcatactccccctacaccGCCATCGTAGCCAGACCGTGGCTTCACGCCTTAGGAGCTATGTCATCAACCTTACACCAAAAGGTGAAGTATCCGTCGGAGGGTCGAGTGAAAGAAGTAATAGGCAACCAAGCCATGGCCTGGCAATGCATGGTGTCCGCCATCTCGCGACGACCGAGTACTGAGCCCTCCACCTCAATCGAGAACGGCTTATAG